One Bradysia coprophila strain Holo2 unplaced genomic scaffold, BU_Bcop_v1 contig_476, whole genome shotgun sequence genomic region harbors:
- the LOC119082728 gene encoding uncharacterized protein LOC119082728, giving the protein MKLFVFTLLLAGSIAMHVERNNPGRDHRADNLETSTLAHSISFTDPTTSDPCYSCRNDPIAITDTWAGQCFPDGVGGSCSCICADLFCFNGEFIDRSTCVPNGRLQDCRCISTSTVVPTTVTPTSVPFTGCGGSIG; this is encoded by the exons atgaaattatttgtttttacgCTGCTGCTTGCAG GCTCAATTGCCATGCATGTGGAGAGGAATAATCCCGGTAGAGACCACAGGGCTGATAACCTTG AAACATCAACGCTGGCTCACagtatatcgttcactgatccAACTACAa GTGATCCTTGTTATTCATGTCGGAACGATCCAATAGCCATCACTGATACGTGGGCAGGCCAATGTTTTCCAGATGGTGTAGGTGGATCGTGTAGTTGTATTTGCGCTGATCTGTTCTGCTTTAACGGTGAATTTATTGACCGATCGACTTGTGTACCAAACGGCCGTCTGCAAGACTGCAGATGCATTTCAACTTCAACAGTTGTGCCGACTACTGTAACACCAACCTCAG TTCCGTTCACTGGATGCGGTGGATCAATTGGTTAA